Proteins found in one Sorghum bicolor cultivar BTx623 chromosome 1, Sorghum_bicolor_NCBIv3, whole genome shotgun sequence genomic segment:
- the LOC8066145 gene encoding PRA1 family protein B3, producing MVIASHPWPAVTMPASLAKATSRLWKNLVYFRVNYAAVTALCLAASLLAHPFSLAMLLAAWCLLYELRPADAPPVAAFCRTFSDREVLGGLVAASAFVVFLTSVGSLIFSALALGAAVVCAHGACRVPEDLFLDEADQAAGGARNPLLCACATTAVALCSARIYGVPAAG from the exons ATGGTCATAGCCAGCCATCCCTGGCCAGCCGTGACCATGCCAGCCAGCTTAGCCAAG GCCACCTCCCGCCTCTGGAAGAACCTCGTCTACTTCCGCGTCAACTACGCCGCGGTCACCGCGCTGTGCCTGGCTGCGTCCCTCCTGGCGCACCCGTTCTCGCTAGCCATGCTGCTGGCGGCGTGGTGCCTCCTCTACGAGCTCCGCCCCGCCGACGCGCCGCCAGTCGCCGCGTTTTGCCGCACCTTCTCCGACCGCGAGGTGCTGGGTGGCCTTGTCGCCGCGTCCGCGTTCGTCGTCTTCCTCACGTCCGTGGGCTCGCTCATCTTCTCCGCGCTCGCGCTGGGTGCGGCGGTCGTGTGTGCCCACGGCGCGTGCCGCGTGCCTGAGGACCTGTTCCTCGACGAGGCTGACCAGGCTGCTGGTGGCGCCAGGAACCCGTTGCTGTGCGCCTGCGCGACAACCGCGGTGGCTCTCTGCTCAGCTCGCATCTATGGTGTGCCGGCTGCCGGGTGA